A region from the Palaemon carinicauda isolate YSFRI2023 chromosome 9, ASM3689809v2, whole genome shotgun sequence genome encodes:
- the LOC137646798 gene encoding gamma-interferon-inducible lysosomal thiol reductase-like, whose translation MEFCVLTSLCLAAQVQSYTSSSNKNKLITMKLYLLMLVAASSVQAFKLKEDKVKVLLYDDPDCHWCQLFMTEQLQPTFKEIGDIMEVEVNTYGFTQEPYEAGEFINNRIMECAQLYTSDTGVFLDFAACFMPDPHDGSGCASKFGIDWNTISTCAEGDEGINLLHEAGVREDAQEPVVWFYPWIAINGVGPNTEAQDNLKAEVCKAYTGTPPPACST comes from the exons ATGGAATTTTGTGTCCTGACTTCGCTCTGTCTTGCGGCACAG GTGCAATCCTATACATCCTCgtcaaacaaaaacaaattaataacAATGAAGTTGTACCTCTTGATGTTGGTTGCAGCTTCGTCTGTCCAGGCCTTTAAG CTAAAAGAAGATAAAGTTAAAGTGTTGCTGTATGATGATCCTGACTGTCATTGGTGCCAATTGTTTATGACTGAACAATTGCAACCGACGTTTAAGGAAATTGGGGACATCATGGAGGTTGAAGTCAATACGTATGGTTTCACTCAG GAGCCCTATGAAGCTGGAGAATTCATCAACAACCGAATAATGGAATGTGCTCAACTCTATACTTCTGACACTGGTGTGTTCTTAGATTTTGCCGCTTGTTTTATGCCCGATCCTCATGATGGATCTGGG TGTGCATCCAAATTTGGTATTGACTGGAATACTATCAGTACCTGTGCTGAAGGAGACGAGGGAATCAACCTTTTGCACGAAGCGGGAGTTCGGGAGGATGCACAAGAACCCGTAGTTTGGTTCTATCCTTGGATTGCTATTAATGGG GTAGGACCTAATACTGAGGCCCAAGATAATCTGAAAGCAGAGGTCTGCAAGGCATACACAGGCACTCCTCCTCCAGCTTGTAGTACCTAG